Proteins encoded together in one Impatiens glandulifera chromosome 1, dImpGla2.1, whole genome shotgun sequence window:
- the LOC124918773 gene encoding WD repeat-containing protein 70-like translates to MDDEAEIYDGARSQFPLSFGKQSKAAKPLEAIHNATRRASSSTAAATTIFKDDQSSGRSDFPSLSSSSKVWIDSHKKTPSSRNTTATSAGGGGGVIIGPSRPPAEFNGVKIGPPRQSLLLETADEDDLLVGPPPPPLTIFEDGDEMIGPPRPPTSGIMPDDEEEEEEEDSDIEEQSYRIPLSNEIVLKGHTKVVSTLAIDHSGSRVLTGSYDYSVRMFDFQGMNARLQSFRQLEPSEGHQVRTLSWSPTADRFLCVTGSAQAKIYDRDGLTLGEFVKGDMYIRDLKNTKGHITGLTCGEWHPTTKETILTSSEDGSLRIWDVNDFTSQKQVIKPKLARPGRVHVTTCTWDREGNSIAGGIGDGSIQVWNLKPGWGSRPDIYVEKGHSDDITGLKFSSDGRHLLSRSVDKTLKVWDLRKMKEALKVFEDLPNHYAQTNVTFSPDEQLFLTGTSIEKGNATGSLLCFFDRTKLELVSRIGISPTCSVVQCAWHPKLNQIFTTSGDKSQGGTHVLYDPTISERGALVCVARAPRKISMDDFQIQPVIHNPHALPLFRDEPSRKRQREKMLKDPLKSHKPELPITGPGHGGRVGTTQGSLLTQYLLKQGGLIKETWMDEDPREAILKFAEVAEKDPKFIAPAYASTQPKTMFAESDSEEEDK, encoded by the exons ATGGATGATGAAGCAGAGATATACGACGGGGCTCGATCTCAATTTCCTCTCTCTTTCGGCAAGCAATCGAAAGCCGCAAAACCCCTCGAAGCTATTCACAATGCCACGCGCCGTGCTTCCTCCTCTACCGCCGCCGCCACCACCATCTTCAAGGATGACCAGTCAAGCGGCCGGAGCGATTTCCCTTCCCTATCCTCTTCGTCCAAGGTTTGGATTGATTCCCACAAAAAAACCCCTAGCTCTCGCAACACTACTGCTACTAGCGCGGGTGGTGGTGGCGGTGTTATCATCGGACCATCTAGACCGCCAGCTGAATTTAATGGAGTGAAGATTGGGCCTCCCAGACAGTCGCTTCTGCTGGAGACAGCTGATGAAGATGATCTGCTGGTTGGACCGCCGCCTCCTCCCCTGACCATATTTGAAGATGGGGATGAAATGATTGGACCGCCACGTCCTCCTACATCTGGCATTATGCcggatgatgaagaagaagaggaggaggaggattcAGATATTGAAGAGCAGTCCTATAGAATTCCACTCAGTAATGAGATTGTCTTGAAGGGTCACACTAAG GTTGTTTCTACACTTGCTATTGATCATTCCGGATCTCGGGTCCTTACAGGTAGCTATGATTACTCTGTCCGCATGTTTGATTTCCAAGGAATGAATGCCCGATTGCAGTCCTTCAGGCAGCTTGAACCATCTGAAGGCCACCAAGTACGTACCCTCAGCTGGAGCCCAACTGCAGATAGATTTTTGTGCGTGACTGGATCTGCTCAAGCTAAG ATTTATGATCGTGATGGACTTACATTGGGAGAGTTTGTCAAAGGAGATATGTATATCCGAGATCTTAAGAACACCAAGGGCCACATAACTGGACTTACATGTGGGGAGTGGCATCCTACCACTAAGGAGACTATCTTAACATCTTCAGAGGATGGCTCACTTCGTATATGGGACGTTAATGACTTTACAAGTCAAAAACAG GTGATCAAACCAAAACTTGCGAGGCCCGGAAGGGTTCATGTTACAACATGTACTTGGGATCGAGAAGGAAATAGTATCGCTGGTGGTATAGGTGATGGCTCCATACAG GTATGGAATCTGAAGCCAGGTTGGGGAAGTAGGCCAGACATATATGTTGAAAAAGGCCATTCAGATGATATCACTGGACTCAAGTTCTCTAGCGATGGCCGACATCTATTGTCGAGAAGCGTCGACAAAACCCTTAAA GTATGGGATTTACGCAAAATGAAGGAGGCACTTAAAGTTTTTGAGGATCTTCCTAACCATTATGCGCAAACAAATGTCACATTTAGTCCCGATGAGCAACTCTTCTTGACTGGCACCTCAATAGAAAAGGGTAATGCAACTGGCAGTTTGTTGTGCTTTTTCGATCGAACAAAACTTGAACTTGTGTCAAGAATCGGAATATCACCTACTTGCAGCGTCGTTCAATGTGCCTGGCATCCAAAGCTAAATCAG ATCTTCACGACATCTGGAGATAAAAGCCAAGGAGGAACTCATGTACTTTACGATCCAACTATTAGCGAGAGAGGAGCTCTGGTTTGTGTTGCACGTGCCCCAAGGAAGATATCCATGGATGATTTCCAGATTCAACCAGTCATCCACAACCCACATGCACTACCTTTATTTAGAGATGAACCAAGTCGAAAGCGTCAAAGAGAGAAAATGCTAAAAGATCCTCTCAAGTCTCATAAACCCGAACTTCCCATAACGGGACCTGGCCACGGCGGTAGAGTTGGGACTACTCAAGGAAGTTTATTAACTCAGTATCTTCTCAAG CAAGGTGGCTTAATAAAGGAGACATGGATGGACGAAGATCCAAGAGAAGCTATTTTGAAGTTCGCAGAAGTGGCAGAGAAAGACCCAAAATTCATCGCTCCTGCTTATGCATCTACGCAGCCAAAAACCATGTTTGCAGAATCAGACTCTGAGGAGGAGGATAAGTGA
- the LOC124918771 gene encoding E3 ubiquitin-protein ligase At3g02290-like: MGSVCCCLHEDWEDYANPNSTVYRNCLCLQCFLQNFMHMYSSISSRRGEEHAMSSSSQGTTSLTSPSSLDESFANLYQNPPRPLPYDVDPRYFCLQRDRLMEKGSSHTQEETEPLRRDNNSDADSGCLNSGNKWNECTTCDEEVSKEYSSRNSLKLMSAAKMVTGYAHIYSNSDDEDVCPTCLEEYTTENPKIVTKCSHHFHLGCIYEWMERSENCPVCGKAMEFDETA; this comes from the exons ATGGGCTCTGTTTGTTGTTGTTTGCACGAGGACTGGGAAGATTATGCTAATCCAAACAGTACAGTCTACAGGAATTGTTTGTGTCTACAATGCTTTCTGCAGAACTTCATGCATATG TATTCATCAATATCATCCCGAAGAGGGGAAGAACATGCCATGTCATCGTCATCTCAGGGGACAACCTCTTTAACTTCTCCATCATCGCTAGATGAATCCTTTGCAAATTTGTACCAAAATCCTCCAAGGCCCTTGCCATATGATGTTGATCCGAGATATTTTTGTCTGCAACGGGACAGACTTATGGAGAAGGGCTCTAGTCATACACAGGAGGAAACAGAACCATTAAGGAGAGACAACAATAGTGATGCAGACTCTGGATGCTTGAATTCAGGAAACAAATGGAATGAGTGTACTACTTGTGATGAAGAGGTATCTAAAGAGTATAGTTCAAGGAACTCATTGAAGCTCATGTCTGCTGCAAAGATGGTGACAGGATATGCACATATTTATTCcaattctgatgatgaagatgtttGTCCTACATGTCTTGAAG AATATACAACAGAGAATCCAAAGATAGTTACAAAGTGTTCACATCATTTCCACCTTGGTTGCATTTATGAGTGGATGGAAAGAAGTGAGAACTGTCCAGTTTGTGGAAAG GCGATGGAGTTCGATGAGACAGCATGA
- the LOC124918772 gene encoding agamous-like MADS-box protein MADS2, protein MGRGRVELKRIENKINRQVTFAKRRNGLLKKAYELSVLCDVEVALIIFSNRGKLYEFSSTSNMVKTLERYQKCSYATPEMNNVARDIEQSSYNEYLKLKGRYDTLQCHQRHLLGEELGPLNIKELEHLEHQLDSSLKQIRSTKTQFMLDQLSDIQAKEKMWVEANMALERKLDEIYREHQLQQVWTVGEQSNSQYGQQHHAQSQGFFQPLDCNPNLQIGYDPETANQMAAAAATAHDQNVNGLLPGWML, encoded by the exons aTGGGTAGGGGAAGAGTTGAACTGAAGAGgatagaaaacaaaataaatcgaCAGGTTACCTTTGCAAAGAGAAGAAATGGTTTACTCAAGAAAGCCTATGAACTCTCTGTTCTTTGTGATGTTGAAGTTGCTCTTATCATCTTCTCTAACCGTGGAAAACTCTATGAATTCTCAAGCACTTCAAA CATGGTTAAAACACTTGAAAGGTATCAAAAGTGTAGTTATGCTACTCCTGAAATGAATAATGTTGCTAGAGACATTGAG CAAAGTAGCTACAATGAGTACTTGAAACTAAAAGGAAGATATGACACATTACAATGTCATCAAAG GCACCTTCTTGGTGAAGAGCTAGGTCCACTTAATATAAAGGAGCTTGAGCATCTTGAACATCAACTAGACTCATCACTGAAACAAATCAGATCAACAAAG ACACAATTCATGCTTGATCAGCTATCTGACATTCAAgcaaag GAGAAGATGTGGGTTGAGGCTAACATGGCTTTGGAAAGAAAG TTGGATGAGATATACAGAGAACATCAACTTCAACAAGTATGGACAGTAGGTGAACAAAGTAACAGTCAGTATGGTCAACAACACCATGCTCAATCTCAGGGTTTTTTCCAACCATTAGACTGTAATCCCAATTTGCAAATAGg GTATGATCCAGAAACTGCAAATCAAATGGCGGCAGCAGCAGCGACAGCCCATGATCAAAATGTTAACGGTTTGCTTCCCGGTTGGATGCTGtaa